The genomic segment GGGGTAAGAGCGGCTTCACGGTGATCGGCGAGACCGGACTACTTCAAGTCGACCAGGGCAGTGTTGGTCTGCTGATGGTTGGTCGGGACGGACTCATTGACGAGGACGTCTTCTTCTCACCGATCGTGCACAATCGCTATGCCGGAGCACTGGCGATCGAAGTCGACCACTTTGTCCGTTGCGTCCGCGGCCTGGCGGAGCCGTTGTGCACAGCCGACGACGGTACAGAGGCGCTAAGGATCAGTCTGGCGATGGAAGCAGCCGCCGCGAGTGGCAAGCCGCTAACGTTGAAGATGAACCCGAGCGGGGCACGAGCTTAGATGAGCTCTATTCCGCTTGCTAAGGCTAGGATTTTACTAGATGAAAGCTCAGACCAAAGTCAGCTCCAGTCGTTACAACGTGCGCGCCGTATTACGCGTTCTCGACATACTCGACGTTCTCCAGAATTCGATAGACGGAGCCTCGCTCACCAATATCGCCGATTCCGTGAGCCTCCCCAAGAGCTCGGTGTTCAGGTACCTCGCCACGCTCGAATCGCGGAGTTACGTCGAGCAAGACCCCGAATCGGGTCAATACCGCTTCGGACTCGCCTTCCTTCCATCTCATACGCGTCATCTCCAGAGCCTCGGGTCACGGGCCAAGCCCTACCTCGAAGCACTCCGCGACCGATTCCAGGAAACCAGCAATCTGGCTGTACTCGACGGCACACGCATCGCCTACCTCCAGATTGTCGAGAGTGAGAAGGCGATGCGGCTCGCGGCCCGTACCGGCGACAGGGATCCCATCCACTCTACGGCCCTCGGCAAGGCGACTACTGCACAGATGCCGGAGCCCGAAGTACTCGACATCTTGAGAACCGAAGGAATGCCTCGACTCACGGCCACCACAATCACAGACCCAAGTGCCTTTCTCGAGGAGCTCGAGCAGGTGAGGCAGAAAGGGTTCGCTCTCGACGATCGAGAGAACGAGGAAGATGGTCGCTGTGTTGCGGTTGCGATCCCGGGATCCCGGATTCGAGCGGCAATCAGTATGAGCGCTCCAGCAGTCCGCTTCCCCATGGAGCACGTTCGTGAAGTCGCGGACACCCTCATCGAGACCGCCGCTGCCCTCGCACGAGACCTAGGGATCGCCGAATGACTGCTCTGGCCACCCTGACATGGCGCGACGCCGAAGCGGCGCTCAACAAAGCCGAACTGGCGATTCTGCCAATCGGCAGCATTGAGCAACACGGTCCCCACATGGCTTTGGAAACCGATATCGCCCTCGCCGCCGCCCTCGCCGAGCGTCTCACCGCCGCCCTCGGAGAGCTGGCAGTGCTCTGCCCTCGGCTCGACTACGGGCTTTCGGAGCATCACATGCGGTTTCCCGGAACGCTCACACTCCGCCCCGACACGTTCATCGGGGTGGTGCTCGAGATCGTTGAAAGTCTTGCTCATTGGGGCGTCCGTCGGGTTCTCGTCGTCAACGGTCACGGCGGCAATATCGACGCCCTTCGTCTGGTGAGCCGGATTGCACGTCGCGATCACGGAAGTCTCGTCGCAAGCTTGATGTGGGCACAGCTTGGATCTGACGAGATCCGCTCGCGTGTTACGAGTGCGGTCTACGGGCACGCGTGCGAGATCGAGACCTCAGTGGCAATGGAGCTCGCCCCCCACGTCGTCTTTGAAGATCGCATCCAAGGTCCGATTGGCAGGACGAGCGTGGATCCGTTCACCGACCCGCCGGGAGCGAGGGTCGATCAGGCGGTCCTGATGGACGAGTGGACAGAGGACGGGGCGCTCGGTGATCCTCGCCTCGCTAATAGGGAGGACGGGAAAGCAATCGTCGACGTCGTCTATTCCCGTGCTCTCGACTTTGCGCAGAGATTCGCGGAACAGGCAACGCCTTGTCGAAGGGGAGTATCTGATGGCAGAAGTTGACGTGCGTCGAACAAGTTTGGAGTCGGAGCGGATGACGGCGATTGCCGAACGCTTCGTTCCAGGCGGGGTGAACTCGAACATCCGCCTGGGCGGCCCTTCGGTGTTCTTCGCAAGGGGCGAGGGTGCTTGGTTATGGGACGTTGATGGCAACGATTATGTCGACTATCTCCTCGGACAGGGGCCGGCATTCTTGGGGCACGCCCCTGCCGACGTGTTGGATGCTGTTGATGCAGCGTGTCGAAGCGGCATGGTCTACGCCGCCCAGCACCCACTCGAGATTGAAGCAGCCGAGCTCATGTGTCGAGCCATCGGCTGGGCAGAGATGGTGCGCTTCGGGTCGTCGGGAACCGAGGTCGTCCAGGCAGCGCTCCGCTTGGCCCGCGCCGCCACCGATCGACGCGAGTTTGTCCGATTCGAAGGCCACTACCACGGATGGCTCGACAATGTTCTTATCGACGTCGGTGACGATGGTCCGATCGCAGCGAGCGAGGGACAGATCGCCGATTACCTCAAGGACTGCCACCTGCTTCCCTGGAACGACCTCGATGCGCTAGCGGACGTGCTGAAGCGGCATGGCCCGAATGTAGCTGCGGTGATTATGGAGCCGATGATGGTGAACGTGGGCGCCATCGAGCCCGTATCGGGCTATCTCGAAGGTGTACGCCGACTCTGCGACGAATACGGTGTAGTCCTCATTTTTGATGAGATCATCACTGGATTCCGCGTGGCGTTCGGCGGAGCCGCAGCGCGATACGGCGTCGCTCCCGACCTTGCCACATACGGAAAAGCCATGGCTGGGAGCTGGCCGGTGGCTGCCCTGGCAGGATCAGCCGAGCTCATGGGACGCTTCGGCACCGGCGCCGTCAACCACTCCGGCACGTTCAACGCGAACGTAATGGCGATGGCGGCGATTGTTGCCACACTCCGGCGCCTCGAAGACGGCACGGCCTATAGGAAGCTCGACCGAGTTGGTGGAGCTCTGATGAAGGGGTTGCGCGAGCTGGCCGATGGGGCATCGATCCCGCTTCACATCCAAGGCCTGCCGATGGCGTTCCACGCCTCATTCGGCGAGGACGATGTGGTTGATTACAGAGGTCTCCAAGCCAAAGACGCCGCGGGCTACCGGGCCTTCGCAAGGGCGCTCTTTGACTGTGGAGTGTGGGTCGCGCCTCGCGGCATATGGTATGTCTCGACCGCCCATGGTGAACGTGAGGTAGAAGTCACGTTGGACCGTGTCGGAGCAGCTCTAAAACGCCTACAGGCGCTGAACCCAAGGTCATAACTCAGCGTTCCCAGTCCTAGACAGCCGCGCTACTTACGTAAAGGAGTTGCCGATGACCGCCGAAGAACGGCTCACTGAGCTCGATCTCGAGCTTCCCACACTGCCGGACCCGACCGCGTCATTCGTTTCGTATGTCCAGAGTGGACGTATTGCCTACGTCTCAGGGCACGGGCCCATCCGCGCTGATGGATCGTGGATCACAGGCAAGGTGGGTCGCGACCTTGGGACCGACGAGGCCTACGAAGCGGCGCGATTCACAGGTCTCG from the Acidobacteriota bacterium genome contains:
- a CDS encoding IclR family transcriptional regulator, which encodes MKAQTKVSSSRYNVRAVLRVLDILDVLQNSIDGASLTNIADSVSLPKSSVFRYLATLESRSYVEQDPESGQYRFGLAFLPSHTRHLQSLGSRAKPYLEALRDRFQETSNLAVLDGTRIAYLQIVESEKAMRLAARTGDRDPIHSTALGKATTAQMPEPEVLDILRTEGMPRLTATTITDPSAFLEELEQVRQKGFALDDRENEEDGRCVAVAIPGSRIRAAISMSAPAVRFPMEHVREVADTLIETAAALARDLGIAE
- a CDS encoding aminotransferase class III-fold pyridoxal phosphate-dependent enzyme yields the protein MTAIAERFVPGGVNSNIRLGGPSVFFARGEGAWLWDVDGNDYVDYLLGQGPAFLGHAPADVLDAVDAACRSGMVYAAQHPLEIEAAELMCRAIGWAEMVRFGSSGTEVVQAALRLARAATDRREFVRFEGHYHGWLDNVLIDVGDDGPIAASEGQIADYLKDCHLLPWNDLDALADVLKRHGPNVAAVIMEPMMVNVGAIEPVSGYLEGVRRLCDEYGVVLIFDEIITGFRVAFGGAAARYGVAPDLATYGKAMAGSWPVAALAGSAELMGRFGTGAVNHSGTFNANVMAMAAIVATLRRLEDGTAYRKLDRVGGALMKGLRELADGASIPLHIQGLPMAFHASFGEDDVVDYRGLQAKDAAGYRAFARALFDCGVWVAPRGIWYVSTAHGEREVEVTLDRVGAALKRLQALNPRS
- a CDS encoding creatininase family protein, with the translated sequence MTALATLTWRDAEAALNKAELAILPIGSIEQHGPHMALETDIALAAALAERLTAALGELAVLCPRLDYGLSEHHMRFPGTLTLRPDTFIGVVLEIVESLAHWGVRRVLVVNGHGGNIDALRLVSRIARRDHGSLVASLMWAQLGSDEIRSRVTSAVYGHACEIETSVAMELAPHVVFEDRIQGPIGRTSVDPFTDPPGARVDQAVLMDEWTEDGALGDPRLANREDGKAIVDVVYSRALDFAQRFAEQATPCRRGVSDGRS